The following proteins are co-located in the Apium graveolens cultivar Ventura chromosome 5, ASM990537v1, whole genome shotgun sequence genome:
- the LOC141660171 gene encoding uncharacterized protein LOC141660171, translated as MLEKTYSTFHASNVLLQQQYRVKGFTKYSDLISCLLVAEQNNKLLMKNHESRPPGSSPFPEFNATTYSFGRGRGRGRGRGNQVRNNYPCKQGKSNYNPKFVKKGKKVEKDKKGQKNVKKIYYRCGMKGQWSSTCHTPKHLAGLYKASRKEKGKIAKANLAFQNEGPEYNPSDMTYLDASDFYEIP; from the coding sequence ATGTTAGAAAAAACTTATTCAACTTTTCATGCTTCGAATGTACTCCTCCAGCAACAATATCGTGTAAAAGGTTTTACAAAATATTCAGATTTAATTTCTTGTCTTCTTGTTGCTGAACAAAATAACAAGCTTTTGATGAAAAATCATGAGTCTCGCCCACCTGGCTCTAGCCCTTTCCCTGAATTCAATGCGACAACTTATAGTTTTGGGCGTGGCCGTGGACGTGGACGCGGTCGAGGAAATCAAGTAAGAAACAACTATCCTTGTAAACAAGGAAAATCAAATTACAACCCGAAGTTTGTGAAAAAAGGTAAAAAGGTGGAGAAAGATAAGAAAGGGCAAAAGAATgttaaaaaaatttattataGATGCGGTATGAAGGGTCAATGGTCGAGTACATGTCATACGCCTAAGCACTTAGCTGGCCTATACAAAGCATCCAGGAAGGAGAAAGGAAAGATTGCTAAAGCAAATTTAGCTTTCCAGAATGAAGGACCCGAGTACAACCCCTCTGACATGACATATTTAGATGCGTCTGATTTTTATGAAATCCCTTAA